A genomic window from Silene latifolia isolate original U9 population chromosome 11, ASM4854445v1, whole genome shotgun sequence includes:
- the LOC141614315 gene encoding uncharacterized protein LOC141614315, with the protein MIEDIRANPIISANSIQDLLMERYGLKMATSSVYKMKDIALREINGGHDESYKLLCQYCEMIKLTNHGSIAHCSGTDMGNPEKTLQFKSIFISFHAQFMGLIRGCRSLIGVDGAHLKGNHGGVLLSAVALDGNNEMFPVAIGVVEAENKDSWSNFFMFLKQCVSESGRTNWTIISDRQKGVEPALEMVWPDAYRRFCARHLCKNFKQEYPGILMHKLFWMVVDATSEYTFKKALEKVIQHGGNGCARWFLDLGDKEQWTKHKFNPDLACEDNTSNFVESFNSTLGVHRTNPVISLLEGVRRMTMVRNASRQAAAQSWQDEGVCPNILQRLKELQKESRLCYDFASGNGRFEVRDGQFYFPVSLVLRTCLCGVWQISGIPCKHAIRAILEAGRDPANYVSDWFSVRRYKETYELSILPIPDKAQWQVFDVPYLEPPTLRRSIGRPSRNRRREPGEQRKGKRSITIKCKKCGCLGHNSKTCKGGYTARERQQLQGNFSKKRGKQMLNTASTSNFATLDDLEATVMGSTSSQQTKSQEPSKGRKRKAASNAC; encoded by the exons ATGATAGAAGACATAAGGGCCAACCCAATCATCTCTGCAAATTCAATTCAAGACCTACTAATGGAGAGATATGGATTGAAAATGGCCACTAGTTCAGTATACAAGATGAAGGACATAGCATTGAGGGAAATTAATGGAGGACATGATGAGTCTTATAAACTACTTTGTCAATATTGTGAGATGATAAAATTGACAAACCATGGTAGTATTGCCCACTGTAGTGGAACTGACATGGGTAATCCAGAGAAGACTTTGCAGTTCAAGTCCATCTTTATATCTTTTCATGCTCAGTTCATGGGGTTAATTAGAGGGTGCAGAAGTTTGATAGGTGTTGATGGTGCACACCTCAAAGGAAATCATGGTGGTGTATTGTTATCTGCAGTAGCCCTTGATGGGAACAATGAAATGTTTCCTGTTGCAATTGGAGTTGTTGAAGCTGAAAATAAGGACAGCTGGTCTAACTTCTTTATGTTCTTAAAGCAATGTGTGAGTGAGAGTGGCAGGACAAATTGGACAATTATTTCTGATAGGCAAAAG GGTGTTGAGCCAGCCTTGGAGATGGTCTGGCCTGATGCATACAGAAGGTTTTGTGCCCGACATTTATGCAAAAATTTCAAGCAAGAGTATCCTGGAATACTAATGCACAAGCTATTTTGGATGGTTGTGGATGCAACATCAGAGTACACATTCAAAAAAGCTTTGGAAAAAGTTATTCAACATGGAGGGAATGGATGTGCAAGGTGGTTTCTTGACTTGGGGGACAAAGAACAATGGACTAAGCACAAATTCAATCCAGACCTGGCTTGTGAAGACAACACAAGCAATTTCGTTGAGAGTTTTAATAGTACTCTTGGGGTGCATAGAACAAATCCCGTTATAAGTTTACTTGAAG GTGTTAGGAGAATGACAATGGTAAGGAATGCTTCGAGGCAAGCTGCAGCTCAGTCATGGCAAGATGAAGGGGTATGTCCGAACATACTACAAAGGTTAAAAGAGCTGCAAAAAGAATCAAGACTGTGTTATGACTTTGCAAGTGGGAATGGTCGATTTGAGGTTCGTGATGGTCAATTCTACTTTCCCGTCTCTTTGGTTTTGAGGACCTGTTTATGTGGTGTGTGGCAAATAAGTGGCATTCCTTGTAAACATGCCATTAGGGCAATACTAGAAGCTGGTAGGGATCCAGCCAACTATGTGAGTGATTGGTTCTCTGTGAGGAGGTACAAAGAAACCTATGAGTTGTCCATTCTCCCCATACCTGACAAAGCACAGTGGCAAGTTTTTGATGTCCCTTATTTGGAACCTCCAACACTAAGGAGGTCCATTGGTAGACCATCAAGAAATAGAAGAAGAGAGCCAGGGGAGCAAAGGAAGGGTAAAAGGTCTATAACAATTAAGTGCAAAAAGTGTGGGTGCTTGGGACATAATTCAAAAACTTGCAAAGGTGGATACACAGCAAGGGAAAGACAACAACTTCAAGGAAATTTCAGTAAGAAACGTGGTAAGCAAATGTTAAATACAGCATCAACTTCCAATTTTGCTACATTGGATGACTTAGAAGCAACAGTTATGGGAAGTACATCATCTCAACAGACCAAGTCTCAAGAACCAAGTAAAGGAAGGAAGAGGAAGGCTGCTTCTAATGCATGCTAA